One genomic window of Camelina sativa cultivar DH55 chromosome 5, Cs, whole genome shotgun sequence includes the following:
- the LOC104784682 gene encoding arabinogalactan peptide 16 has translation MMATRNSVGGLALFSFVFAVILSLVGAQSLAPAPAPTSDGTSIDQGIAYLLMVVALVLTYLIHPLDASSYSFF, from the exons atgatggcGACGAGAAACTCCGTAGGCGGATTGGCGTTATTCAGTTTTGTATTCGCGGTGATATTGTCTCTCGTCGGGGCACAATCCCTAGCTCCAGCTCCTGCTCCCACCAGCGATG GAACATCGATAGATCAAGGGATAGCGTATTTGCTAATGGTGGTGGCGTTAGTGCTGACTTATCTAATCCATCCTCTTGACGCTTCTTCCTACTCCTtcttctaa
- the LOC104784683 gene encoding mitochondrial carrier protein MTM1 isoform X2, protein MFSTKLSARNNFMQEGFSRLWRGTNASLALAVPTVGIYMPCYDYFRNRMEGFTTEKSPTLTPYVPLVAGIIARSLACISCYPVELAKTRMQAFKGTQRDVKLPGVWKTLVDVINPVKGSSNGQNYRMLWTGLGAQLARDVPFSAICWSILEHTRRSIFSFMGEEPRAGSIIGANFTAGFVAGGVAAAVTCPLDVAKTRRQIEKNRDRAMTMTTRQTLAEIWRDGGMRGMFSGAGARVGRAGPSVAIVVSFYEVVKYGLHNFHQQ, encoded by the exons ATGTTTTCTACAAAATTATCCGCCAG GAACAACTTTATGCAGGAAGGGTTTTCTAGGCTTTGGAGAGGTACAAATGCAAGTTTAGCATTGGCCGTTCCAACT GTTGGGATCTACATGCCTTGTTATGATTATTTTCGCAATAGAATGGAGGGATTTACAACAGAGAAGTCCCCAACTTTGACACCTTATGTTCCACTAGTTGCTGGGATAATAGCACGCTCTTTGGCTTGTATCTCTTGTTACCCTGTCGAGTTAGCAAAGACACGGATGCAG GCATTCAAGGGAACGCAAAGAGATGTAAAACTGCCTGGCGTTTGGAAGACATTAGTTGACGTCATCAATCCTGTCAAGGGATCAAGTAATGGACAAAACTACAGGATGTTATGGACTGGTCTCGGTGCTCAACTTGCTCGAGATGTTCCGTTCTCTGCAATCTGCTGGTCAATACTTGAGCAC ACCCGGAGAAGCATATTCTCGTTCATGGGTGAAGAACCAAGGGCAGGCAGTATAATAGGTGCGAACTTCACTGCTGGTTTTGTTGCGGGTGGAGTTGCTGCTGCAGTTACTTGCCCACTAGATGTTGCAAAGACTCGGCGACAAATAGAG AAGAATAGAGATAGAGCCATGACAATGACCACAAGACAGACCTTGGCAGAGATTTGGAG gGATGGAGGAATGAGAGGGATGTTTAGTGGAGCAGGGGCAAGAGTCGGAAGGGCAGGACCATCAGTAGCCATTGTGGTATCTTTTTACGAAGTGGTCAAGTATGGACTGCACAACTTTCACCAACAGTAA
- the LOC104784683 gene encoding mitochondrial carrier protein MTM1 isoform X1 yields the protein MEEAKLDSKSKSIPNENLRFGERALSAGGAAFISAVIVNPLDVVKTRLQAQAAGVPYEGSCRLGCFDSNSTLVHDLRSSSSPGMCRITGSASVCSDHQYKGTLDVFYKIIRQEGFSRLWRGTNASLALAVPTVGIYMPCYDYFRNRMEGFTTEKSPTLTPYVPLVAGIIARSLACISCYPVELAKTRMQAFKGTQRDVKLPGVWKTLVDVINPVKGSSNGQNYRMLWTGLGAQLARDVPFSAICWSILEHTRRSIFSFMGEEPRAGSIIGANFTAGFVAGGVAAAVTCPLDVAKTRRQIEKNRDRAMTMTTRQTLAEIWRDGGMRGMFSGAGARVGRAGPSVAIVVSFYEVVKYGLHNFHQQ from the exons ATGGAAGAAGCAAAGTTAGATTCAAAATCGAAATCGATCCCGAATGAGAATTTGAGATTCGGAGAGAGGGCTTTATCTGCTGGTGGCGCCGCTTTTATATCGGCGGTCATAGTCAATCCTCTCGATGTTGTTAAG ACGAGATTACAAGCACAGGCTGCAGGAGTTCCTTATGAAGGCTCGTGTCGTCTGGGTTGTTTCGATTCGAATTCCACG TTGGTACATGATTTAAGAAGTAGTTCTTCTCCTGGGATGTGTAGAATCACTGGCTCTGCATCTGTTTGCTCAGATCATCAGTACAAAGGAACCCTTGATGTTTTCTACAAAATTATCCGCCAG GAAGGGTTTTCTAGGCTTTGGAGAGGTACAAATGCAAGTTTAGCATTGGCCGTTCCAACT GTTGGGATCTACATGCCTTGTTATGATTATTTTCGCAATAGAATGGAGGGATTTACAACAGAGAAGTCCCCAACTTTGACACCTTATGTTCCACTAGTTGCTGGGATAATAGCACGCTCTTTGGCTTGTATCTCTTGTTACCCTGTCGAGTTAGCAAAGACACGGATGCAG GCATTCAAGGGAACGCAAAGAGATGTAAAACTGCCTGGCGTTTGGAAGACATTAGTTGACGTCATCAATCCTGTCAAGGGATCAAGTAATGGACAAAACTACAGGATGTTATGGACTGGTCTCGGTGCTCAACTTGCTCGAGATGTTCCGTTCTCTGCAATCTGCTGGTCAATACTTGAGCAC ACCCGGAGAAGCATATTCTCGTTCATGGGTGAAGAACCAAGGGCAGGCAGTATAATAGGTGCGAACTTCACTGCTGGTTTTGTTGCGGGTGGAGTTGCTGCTGCAGTTACTTGCCCACTAGATGTTGCAAAGACTCGGCGACAAATAGAG AAGAATAGAGATAGAGCCATGACAATGACCACAAGACAGACCTTGGCAGAGATTTGGAG gGATGGAGGAATGAGAGGGATGTTTAGTGGAGCAGGGGCAAGAGTCGGAAGGGCAGGACCATCAGTAGCCATTGTGGTATCTTTTTACGAAGTGGTCAAGTATGGACTGCACAACTTTCACCAACAGTAA